The Girardinichthys multiradiatus isolate DD_20200921_A chromosome Y, DD_fGirMul_XY1, whole genome shotgun sequence genome has a window encoding:
- the LOC124864272 gene encoding histone acetyltransferase KAT7-like isoform X2, translated as MRDTGLQSSSFVRKRTAGSSSDGTEDSDFSTDLEHVEAAERAHKRSSTRLTRASLRLSRSSQDAAAAHDEGLGSAAESAAASVAASVFSSEHRITRSQQGAANPKAKKYPLRQSRSSGSDTEANDAKQGADQDETPPRTPTGNAPSSESDIEASSPSNDHVSSSNNIAVSQEEDERLAKELSLKEAAAHDLSHRPKRRRFHESYNFNMKCPTPGCNSLGHLTGRHERHFSISGCPLYHNLSADECKGKATTRDKQAEERTLSHRQDENRHSTRNQAPTEGQLRYKDKVTELRRKRNSGLNKEQKEKYTEHRQSHGTSREPLLENITSDYDLELFRKAQARASEDLEKLRLTGQVSEGSNMIKTIVFGRFELDTWYHSPYPEEYARLGRLYMCEFCLKYMKSQTILRRHMAKCVWKHPPGDEIYRKGNISVFEVDGKKNKIYCQNLCLLAKLFLDHKTLYYDVEPFLFYVMTEADNTGCHLVGYFSKEKNSFLNYNVSCILTMPQYMRQGYGKMLIDFSYLLSKVEEKVGSPERPLSDLGLISYRSYWKDVLLRYLNNFQGKEISIKEISQETAVNPVDIVSTLQSLQMLKYWKGKHLVLKRQDLIDDWKAKETKRGNGKTIDPTALKWTPPKGT; from the exons ATGAGAGACACGGGCCTCCAAAGCTCTTCTTTTGTCAGAAaa AGAACGGCGGGCAGCAGCTCGGATGGGACGGAGGACTCCGATTTTTCCACCGACCTCGAACATgttgaagctgcagagagggcGCACAAACGCAGCAGCACGCGTCTGACTCGTGCATCCCTGCGCCTCAGCCGGAGCTCACAAG ATGCTGCTGCGGCTCACGATGAAGGCCTGGGTTCAGCAGCAGAGTCGGCTGCAGCATCGGTGGCAGCCTCTGTCTTCTCCTCTGAACACAGGATTACACGCAGCCAGCAGGGGGCGGCAAACCCTAAAGCCAAAAAATACCCTTTGCGTCAGAGCAGGTCATCTGGCTCAGACACAGAAGCCAATG ATGCAAAACAAGGAGCAGACCAGGATGAGACACCACCTCGGACCCCAACAGGCAATGCCCCATCCTCAGAGTCAGATATTGAAGCTTCCAGCCCGAGCAACGACCACGTGTCTTCTAGCAACAATATTGCAGTTTCACAAGAGGAGGATGAGAGACTGGCAAAAGAGCTGTCGCTCAAAGAGGCCGCCGCCCACGACCTCTCCCACCGGCCCAAACGACGACGTTTCCATGAAAGCTACAATTTCAACATGAAGTGTCCCACACCAGGATGCAACTCACTTG GTCATCTAACAGGAAGACATGAGAGACATTTCTCCATATCAGGCTGCCCGCTGTACCACAATCTCTCTGCTGATGAATGCAAG GGCAAGGCAACGACACGCGATAAACAGGCCGAAGAAAGGACACTGTCACACCGGCAGGATGAGAACAGACACTCCACAAGGAACCAG gcccCCACAGAGGGACAGCTGCGCTACAAAGACAAGGTGACAGagctgaggaggaagaggaactCTGGCCTCAATAAggagcagaaggaaaaataTACA GAACACCGACAAAGCCACGGGACGAGCCGGGAGCCGCTGCTGGAGAACATCACCAGCGACTACGACCTCGAGCTGTTCAGGAAAGCTCAGGCACGTGCTTCGGAGGACCTT GAGAAGCTCCGCCTGACCGGCCAGGTGTCGGAGGGCAGCAACATGATTAAGACCATAGTGTTCGGCCGGTTTGAGTTGGACACCTGGTACCACTCTCCGTACCCAGAGGAGTACGCCCGCCTGGGGAGGCTCTACATGTGCGAGTTCTGCCTCAAGTATATGAAGAGTCAGACCATTCTGCGCAGGCACATG GCCAAGTGTGTGTGGAAGCATCCACCAGGGGATGAGATCTACAGAAAGGGGAACATCTCTGTCTTTGAGGTGGATGGAAAAAAGAACAAG ATTTACTGTCAGAACTTGTGTCTGCTAGCAAAGCTATTCCTGGACCACAAGACGCTGTATTATGACGTCGAACCATTCCTCTTCTACGTCATGACAGAAGCCGACAACACAGGATGCCACCTAGTTGGGTACTTCTCCAAG GAGAAGAACTCTTTCTTGAACTACAATGTGTCCTGCATCCTCACAATGCCACAGTACATGAGGCAAGGCTACGGAAAGATGCTCATTGACTTCA GCTACTTGTTGTCCAAGGTGGAGGAGAAGGTGGGCTCACCTGAGCGCCCCCTGTCGGACCTGGGTCTAATCAGCTATAGAAGTTACTGGAAAGATGTTCTGCTGCGGTACCTGAACAATTTTCAGGGAAAGGAGATCTCCATCAAAG AGATCAGCCAAGAGACAGCAGTAAACCCAGTGGATATTGTCAGCACACTGCAGTCCCTTCAGATGCTCAAATACTGGAAAGGAAAACACTTGGTTTTAAAGAGACAG GACCTTATTGACGACTGGAAGGCGAAGGAGACCAAACGTGGTAATGGAAAAACCATTGACCCCACAGCCTTAAAATGGACCCCGCCTAAAGGGACTTAA
- the LOC124864272 gene encoding histone acetyltransferase KAT7-like isoform X4, with protein MPRRKRTAGSSSDGTEDSDFSTDLEHVEAAERAHKRSSTRLTRASLRLSRSSQDAAAAHDEGLGSAAESAAASVAASVFSSEHRITRSQQGAANPKAKKYPLRQSRSSGSDTEANADAKQGADQDETPPRTPTGNAPSSESDIEASSPSNDHVSSSNNIAVSQEEDERLAKELSLKEAAAHDLSHRPKRRRFHESYNFNMKCPTPGCNSLGHLTGRHERHFSISGCPLYHNLSADECKGKATTRDKQAEERTLSHRQDENRHSTRNQAPTEGQLRYKDKVTELRRKRNSGLNKEQKEKYTEHRQSHGTSREPLLENITSDYDLELFRKAQARASEDLEKLRLTGQVSEGSNMIKTIVFGRFELDTWYHSPYPEEYARLGRLYMCEFCLKYMKSQTILRRHMAKCVWKHPPGDEIYRKGNISVFEVDGKKNKIYCQNLCLLAKLFLDHKTLYYDVEPFLFYVMTEADNTGCHLVGYFSKEKNSFLNYNVSCILTMPQYMRQGYGKMLIDFSYLLSKVEEKVGSPERPLSDLGLISYRSYWKDVLLRYLNNFQGKEISIKEISQETAVNPVDIVSTLQSLQMLKYWKGKHLVLKRQDLIDDWKAKETKRGNGKTIDPTALKWTPPKGT; from the exons ATGCCACGGAGAAAG AGAACGGCGGGCAGCAGCTCGGATGGGACGGAGGACTCCGATTTTTCCACCGACCTCGAACATgttgaagctgcagagagggcGCACAAACGCAGCAGCACGCGTCTGACTCGTGCATCCCTGCGCCTCAGCCGGAGCTCACAAG ATGCTGCTGCGGCTCACGATGAAGGCCTGGGTTCAGCAGCAGAGTCGGCTGCAGCATCGGTGGCAGCCTCTGTCTTCTCCTCTGAACACAGGATTACACGCAGCCAGCAGGGGGCGGCAAACCCTAAAGCCAAAAAATACCCTTTGCGTCAGAGCAGGTCATCTGGCTCAGACACAGAAGCCAATG CAGATGCAAAACAAGGAGCAGACCAGGATGAGACACCACCTCGGACCCCAACAGGCAATGCCCCATCCTCAGAGTCAGATATTGAAGCTTCCAGCCCGAGCAACGACCACGTGTCTTCTAGCAACAATATTGCAGTTTCACAAGAGGAGGATGAGAGACTGGCAAAAGAGCTGTCGCTCAAAGAGGCCGCCGCCCACGACCTCTCCCACCGGCCCAAACGACGACGTTTCCATGAAAGCTACAATTTCAACATGAAGTGTCCCACACCAGGATGCAACTCACTTG GTCATCTAACAGGAAGACATGAGAGACATTTCTCCATATCAGGCTGCCCGCTGTACCACAATCTCTCTGCTGATGAATGCAAG GGCAAGGCAACGACACGCGATAAACAGGCCGAAGAAAGGACACTGTCACACCGGCAGGATGAGAACAGACACTCCACAAGGAACCAG gcccCCACAGAGGGACAGCTGCGCTACAAAGACAAGGTGACAGagctgaggaggaagaggaactCTGGCCTCAATAAggagcagaaggaaaaataTACA GAACACCGACAAAGCCACGGGACGAGCCGGGAGCCGCTGCTGGAGAACATCACCAGCGACTACGACCTCGAGCTGTTCAGGAAAGCTCAGGCACGTGCTTCGGAGGACCTT GAGAAGCTCCGCCTGACCGGCCAGGTGTCGGAGGGCAGCAACATGATTAAGACCATAGTGTTCGGCCGGTTTGAGTTGGACACCTGGTACCACTCTCCGTACCCAGAGGAGTACGCCCGCCTGGGGAGGCTCTACATGTGCGAGTTCTGCCTCAAGTATATGAAGAGTCAGACCATTCTGCGCAGGCACATG GCCAAGTGTGTGTGGAAGCATCCACCAGGGGATGAGATCTACAGAAAGGGGAACATCTCTGTCTTTGAGGTGGATGGAAAAAAGAACAAG ATTTACTGTCAGAACTTGTGTCTGCTAGCAAAGCTATTCCTGGACCACAAGACGCTGTATTATGACGTCGAACCATTCCTCTTCTACGTCATGACAGAAGCCGACAACACAGGATGCCACCTAGTTGGGTACTTCTCCAAG GAGAAGAACTCTTTCTTGAACTACAATGTGTCCTGCATCCTCACAATGCCACAGTACATGAGGCAAGGCTACGGAAAGATGCTCATTGACTTCA GCTACTTGTTGTCCAAGGTGGAGGAGAAGGTGGGCTCACCTGAGCGCCCCCTGTCGGACCTGGGTCTAATCAGCTATAGAAGTTACTGGAAAGATGTTCTGCTGCGGTACCTGAACAATTTTCAGGGAAAGGAGATCTCCATCAAAG AGATCAGCCAAGAGACAGCAGTAAACCCAGTGGATATTGTCAGCACACTGCAGTCCCTTCAGATGCTCAAATACTGGAAAGGAAAACACTTGGTTTTAAAGAGACAG GACCTTATTGACGACTGGAAGGCGAAGGAGACCAAACGTGGTAATGGAAAAACCATTGACCCCACAGCCTTAAAATGGACCCCGCCTAAAGGGACTTAA
- the LOC124864272 gene encoding histone acetyltransferase KAT7-like isoform X3, with the protein MRDTGLQSSSFVRKRTAGSSSDGTEDSDFSTDLEHVEAAERAHKRSSTRLTRASLRLSRSSQDAAAAHDEGLGSAAESAAASVAASVFSSEHRITRSQQGAANPKAKKYPLRQSRSSGSDTEANADAKQGADQDETPPRTPTGNAPSSESDIEASSPSNDHVSSSNNIAVSQEEDERLAKELSLKEAAAHDLSHRPKRRRFHESYNFNMKCPTPGCNSLGHLTGRHERHFSISGCPLYHNLSADECKGKATTRDKQAEERTLSHRQDENRHSTRNQAPTEGQLRYKDKVTELRRKRNSGLNKEQKEKYTEHRQSHGTSREPLLENITSDYDLELFRKAQEKLRLTGQVSEGSNMIKTIVFGRFELDTWYHSPYPEEYARLGRLYMCEFCLKYMKSQTILRRHMAKCVWKHPPGDEIYRKGNISVFEVDGKKNKIYCQNLCLLAKLFLDHKTLYYDVEPFLFYVMTEADNTGCHLVGYFSKEKNSFLNYNVSCILTMPQYMRQGYGKMLIDFSYLLSKVEEKVGSPERPLSDLGLISYRSYWKDVLLRYLNNFQGKEISIKEISQETAVNPVDIVSTLQSLQMLKYWKGKHLVLKRQDLIDDWKAKETKRGNGKTIDPTALKWTPPKGT; encoded by the exons ATGAGAGACACGGGCCTCCAAAGCTCTTCTTTTGTCAGAAaa AGAACGGCGGGCAGCAGCTCGGATGGGACGGAGGACTCCGATTTTTCCACCGACCTCGAACATgttgaagctgcagagagggcGCACAAACGCAGCAGCACGCGTCTGACTCGTGCATCCCTGCGCCTCAGCCGGAGCTCACAAG ATGCTGCTGCGGCTCACGATGAAGGCCTGGGTTCAGCAGCAGAGTCGGCTGCAGCATCGGTGGCAGCCTCTGTCTTCTCCTCTGAACACAGGATTACACGCAGCCAGCAGGGGGCGGCAAACCCTAAAGCCAAAAAATACCCTTTGCGTCAGAGCAGGTCATCTGGCTCAGACACAGAAGCCAATG CAGATGCAAAACAAGGAGCAGACCAGGATGAGACACCACCTCGGACCCCAACAGGCAATGCCCCATCCTCAGAGTCAGATATTGAAGCTTCCAGCCCGAGCAACGACCACGTGTCTTCTAGCAACAATATTGCAGTTTCACAAGAGGAGGATGAGAGACTGGCAAAAGAGCTGTCGCTCAAAGAGGCCGCCGCCCACGACCTCTCCCACCGGCCCAAACGACGACGTTTCCATGAAAGCTACAATTTCAACATGAAGTGTCCCACACCAGGATGCAACTCACTTG GTCATCTAACAGGAAGACATGAGAGACATTTCTCCATATCAGGCTGCCCGCTGTACCACAATCTCTCTGCTGATGAATGCAAG GGCAAGGCAACGACACGCGATAAACAGGCCGAAGAAAGGACACTGTCACACCGGCAGGATGAGAACAGACACTCCACAAGGAACCAG gcccCCACAGAGGGACAGCTGCGCTACAAAGACAAGGTGACAGagctgaggaggaagaggaactCTGGCCTCAATAAggagcagaaggaaaaataTACA GAACACCGACAAAGCCACGGGACGAGCCGGGAGCCGCTGCTGGAGAACATCACCAGCGACTACGACCTCGAGCTGTTCAGGAAAGCTCAG GAGAAGCTCCGCCTGACCGGCCAGGTGTCGGAGGGCAGCAACATGATTAAGACCATAGTGTTCGGCCGGTTTGAGTTGGACACCTGGTACCACTCTCCGTACCCAGAGGAGTACGCCCGCCTGGGGAGGCTCTACATGTGCGAGTTCTGCCTCAAGTATATGAAGAGTCAGACCATTCTGCGCAGGCACATG GCCAAGTGTGTGTGGAAGCATCCACCAGGGGATGAGATCTACAGAAAGGGGAACATCTCTGTCTTTGAGGTGGATGGAAAAAAGAACAAG ATTTACTGTCAGAACTTGTGTCTGCTAGCAAAGCTATTCCTGGACCACAAGACGCTGTATTATGACGTCGAACCATTCCTCTTCTACGTCATGACAGAAGCCGACAACACAGGATGCCACCTAGTTGGGTACTTCTCCAAG GAGAAGAACTCTTTCTTGAACTACAATGTGTCCTGCATCCTCACAATGCCACAGTACATGAGGCAAGGCTACGGAAAGATGCTCATTGACTTCA GCTACTTGTTGTCCAAGGTGGAGGAGAAGGTGGGCTCACCTGAGCGCCCCCTGTCGGACCTGGGTCTAATCAGCTATAGAAGTTACTGGAAAGATGTTCTGCTGCGGTACCTGAACAATTTTCAGGGAAAGGAGATCTCCATCAAAG AGATCAGCCAAGAGACAGCAGTAAACCCAGTGGATATTGTCAGCACACTGCAGTCCCTTCAGATGCTCAAATACTGGAAAGGAAAACACTTGGTTTTAAAGAGACAG GACCTTATTGACGACTGGAAGGCGAAGGAGACCAAACGTGGTAATGGAAAAACCATTGACCCCACAGCCTTAAAATGGACCCCGCCTAAAGGGACTTAA
- the LOC124864272 gene encoding histone acetyltransferase KAT7-like isoform X1 encodes MRDTGLQSSSFVRKRTAGSSSDGTEDSDFSTDLEHVEAAERAHKRSSTRLTRASLRLSRSSQDAAAAHDEGLGSAAESAAASVAASVFSSEHRITRSQQGAANPKAKKYPLRQSRSSGSDTEANADAKQGADQDETPPRTPTGNAPSSESDIEASSPSNDHVSSSNNIAVSQEEDERLAKELSLKEAAAHDLSHRPKRRRFHESYNFNMKCPTPGCNSLGHLTGRHERHFSISGCPLYHNLSADECKGKATTRDKQAEERTLSHRQDENRHSTRNQAPTEGQLRYKDKVTELRRKRNSGLNKEQKEKYTEHRQSHGTSREPLLENITSDYDLELFRKAQARASEDLEKLRLTGQVSEGSNMIKTIVFGRFELDTWYHSPYPEEYARLGRLYMCEFCLKYMKSQTILRRHMAKCVWKHPPGDEIYRKGNISVFEVDGKKNKIYCQNLCLLAKLFLDHKTLYYDVEPFLFYVMTEADNTGCHLVGYFSKEKNSFLNYNVSCILTMPQYMRQGYGKMLIDFSYLLSKVEEKVGSPERPLSDLGLISYRSYWKDVLLRYLNNFQGKEISIKEISQETAVNPVDIVSTLQSLQMLKYWKGKHLVLKRQDLIDDWKAKETKRGNGKTIDPTALKWTPPKGT; translated from the exons ATGAGAGACACGGGCCTCCAAAGCTCTTCTTTTGTCAGAAaa AGAACGGCGGGCAGCAGCTCGGATGGGACGGAGGACTCCGATTTTTCCACCGACCTCGAACATgttgaagctgcagagagggcGCACAAACGCAGCAGCACGCGTCTGACTCGTGCATCCCTGCGCCTCAGCCGGAGCTCACAAG ATGCTGCTGCGGCTCACGATGAAGGCCTGGGTTCAGCAGCAGAGTCGGCTGCAGCATCGGTGGCAGCCTCTGTCTTCTCCTCTGAACACAGGATTACACGCAGCCAGCAGGGGGCGGCAAACCCTAAAGCCAAAAAATACCCTTTGCGTCAGAGCAGGTCATCTGGCTCAGACACAGAAGCCAATG CAGATGCAAAACAAGGAGCAGACCAGGATGAGACACCACCTCGGACCCCAACAGGCAATGCCCCATCCTCAGAGTCAGATATTGAAGCTTCCAGCCCGAGCAACGACCACGTGTCTTCTAGCAACAATATTGCAGTTTCACAAGAGGAGGATGAGAGACTGGCAAAAGAGCTGTCGCTCAAAGAGGCCGCCGCCCACGACCTCTCCCACCGGCCCAAACGACGACGTTTCCATGAAAGCTACAATTTCAACATGAAGTGTCCCACACCAGGATGCAACTCACTTG GTCATCTAACAGGAAGACATGAGAGACATTTCTCCATATCAGGCTGCCCGCTGTACCACAATCTCTCTGCTGATGAATGCAAG GGCAAGGCAACGACACGCGATAAACAGGCCGAAGAAAGGACACTGTCACACCGGCAGGATGAGAACAGACACTCCACAAGGAACCAG gcccCCACAGAGGGACAGCTGCGCTACAAAGACAAGGTGACAGagctgaggaggaagaggaactCTGGCCTCAATAAggagcagaaggaaaaataTACA GAACACCGACAAAGCCACGGGACGAGCCGGGAGCCGCTGCTGGAGAACATCACCAGCGACTACGACCTCGAGCTGTTCAGGAAAGCTCAGGCACGTGCTTCGGAGGACCTT GAGAAGCTCCGCCTGACCGGCCAGGTGTCGGAGGGCAGCAACATGATTAAGACCATAGTGTTCGGCCGGTTTGAGTTGGACACCTGGTACCACTCTCCGTACCCAGAGGAGTACGCCCGCCTGGGGAGGCTCTACATGTGCGAGTTCTGCCTCAAGTATATGAAGAGTCAGACCATTCTGCGCAGGCACATG GCCAAGTGTGTGTGGAAGCATCCACCAGGGGATGAGATCTACAGAAAGGGGAACATCTCTGTCTTTGAGGTGGATGGAAAAAAGAACAAG ATTTACTGTCAGAACTTGTGTCTGCTAGCAAAGCTATTCCTGGACCACAAGACGCTGTATTATGACGTCGAACCATTCCTCTTCTACGTCATGACAGAAGCCGACAACACAGGATGCCACCTAGTTGGGTACTTCTCCAAG GAGAAGAACTCTTTCTTGAACTACAATGTGTCCTGCATCCTCACAATGCCACAGTACATGAGGCAAGGCTACGGAAAGATGCTCATTGACTTCA GCTACTTGTTGTCCAAGGTGGAGGAGAAGGTGGGCTCACCTGAGCGCCCCCTGTCGGACCTGGGTCTAATCAGCTATAGAAGTTACTGGAAAGATGTTCTGCTGCGGTACCTGAACAATTTTCAGGGAAAGGAGATCTCCATCAAAG AGATCAGCCAAGAGACAGCAGTAAACCCAGTGGATATTGTCAGCACACTGCAGTCCCTTCAGATGCTCAAATACTGGAAAGGAAAACACTTGGTTTTAAAGAGACAG GACCTTATTGACGACTGGAAGGCGAAGGAGACCAAACGTGGTAATGGAAAAACCATTGACCCCACAGCCTTAAAATGGACCCCGCCTAAAGGGACTTAA